In a single window of the Notamacropus eugenii isolate mMacEug1 chromosome 4, mMacEug1.pri_v2, whole genome shotgun sequence genome:
- the LOC140502736 gene encoding uncharacterized protein isoform X1, producing the protein MPAGHASAPRQARLRLLLGAGPPMEWVGGTRRSSFPLLPVPAPLPGLGVGSGASSSPDPRNSLSSCLLSHRTTFPRRPSPPPRTQPVRRWPAEKLGMAPGPEGPVTFQDVAVTFTPEEWGRLAAPQKELYREVMLENFGHLACLGLALSKPEVILQLERGEAPWMAAGQDPRRRRTSADLEVVSKIQEPTSKTAIFVEESSLETLTKDLSWVLKLRETSEYDAQLKRKQKNVEKRSRIHTGEKPRKCNECGKPFRQRSQLIEHMRIHTGEKPYECKICGKAFRRTTGLIQHQTTHTGERPYECNECGKAFTRVTDLTRHQRIHTGEKPYECKECGKAFTQIIDLTRHQRIHTGEKPYECFECGKAYHGSSQLTRHQRIHTGEKPYECNECGKAFSQKSQLTVHQRIHTGEKPYECKECGKAFSQSSQLTLHQRIHTGEKPYECKECGKAFSQSSQLTLHQSVHTGVKPYECNDCGKAFSCFTILTEHQRIHTGERPYKCNECGKAFSQSSQLTLHHRIHTGEKPYECNECGKAFSRFTILTQHQRIHTGEKPYECNECGKSFSWSTGLSRHKAIHNGDKPYECKECGKAFHESSQLIRHQRIHTGEKPYECFECGKAFSRFTILTQHQRIHTGEKPYECFECGKSFSRSSQLTLHQRIHTGEKPYECFECGKAFSQSSQLTLHQRIHTGEKPYECNDCGKAFRDSSQLSRHQRIHNGRKPYECKECGKAFSQRTELTIHQTVHNREKP; encoded by the exons ATGCCTGCTGGCCACGCCTCGGCCCCCAGGCAGGCACGGCTCAGGCTCCTGCTGGGTGCCGGCCCTCCGATGGAGTGGGTGGGCGGCACTCGAAGGAGCTCATTCCCACTCCTGCCCGTGCCTGCTCCTCTCCCTGGACTGGGGGTGGGGTCCGGCGCTAGCTCAAGTCCAGATCCCCGCAACTCCCTCTCCTCCTGCCTGCTGAGCCACCggactacatttcccagaaggCCTT ccccgcCCCCGAGGACTCAGCCGGTCCGGAGGTGGCCTGCGGAGAAGCTCGGCATGGCCCCTGGGCCCGAG GGCCCCGTGACCTTCCAGGACGTGGCCGTGACCTTCACCCCGGAAGAGTGGGGGCGCCTGGCCGCCCCCCAGAAGGAGCTGTACCGGGAGGTGATGCTGGAGAACTTCGGGCACCTGGCCTGCCTGG GCCTCGCCCTTTCCAAGCCCGAGGTGATCCTGCAGCTGGAGAGGGGGGAGGCCCCGTGGATGGCGGCGGGACAGGACCCCCGGAGGCGGAGGACAAGCGCAG ACTTGGAGGTGGTATCTAAAATCCAGGAACCAACTTCAAAGACTGCCATTTTTGTAGAGGAATCGTCCTTGGAAACACTGACAAAGGACCTTTCCTGGGTCCTCAAGTTGAGAGAAACCTCAGAATATGATGCCCAGTtaaagaggaagcagaaaaacgTGGAAAAACGTTCTAG aattcacactggagagaagccccgtaaatgtaatgaatgtgggaagccCTTTCGCCAGCGCTCACAACTTATTGAACATatgagaattcatactggagagaaaccttatgaatgtaagatatgtgggaaggccttcagacGGACCACAGGACTTATTCAACATCAGACaactcatactggagagagaccttatgaatgtaatgaatgtgggaaggcttttACCCGAGTCACAGACCTTACTcgacatcaaagaattcatactggagaaaaaccttatgaatgtaaggaatgtggaaaagccttcaccCAGATCATAGATCTTACTCGACATcaaagaattcacactggagaaaaaccttatgaatgtttTGAGTGTGGAAAGGCCTACCATGGGAGCTCACAACTTACtcgacatcagagaattcatactggagaaaaaccttatgaatgcaatgaatgtgggaaggcttttAGCCAGAAGTCACAacttactgtacatcagagaattcatactggagagaaaccttatgagtgcaaagaatgtgggaaagccttcagtcagAGCTCTCAACTTActctacatcagagaattcatactggagagaaaccttatgagtgcaaagaatgtgggaaggccttcagtcAGAGTTCACAACTTACTCTGCATCAGAGTGTTCATACTGGAgtgaaaccttatgaatgtaatgactgtggaaaagccttcagttGTTTCACAATACTTACTgaacaccagagaattcatactggagagaggccttataaatgtaatgaatgtgggaaagctttcagcCAGAGCTCACAACTAACTCTACATCACagaattcatacaggagagaaaccttatgaatgtaatgagtgtgggaaggccttcagtcGCTTCACAATtcttactcaacatcagagaattcatacaggagagaagccttatgaatgtaatgaatgtgggaagtcCTTCAGCTGGAGTACAGGGCTTAGTAGGCATAAAGCAATTCATAATGGAGacaaaccttatgaatgtaaagaatgtgggaaggccttccatGAGAGCTCACAGCTTATTcgacatcaaagaattcatactggagagaaaccatatgaatgttttgaatgtgggaaggcctttagtCGGTTCACAATACTTACtcaacatcaaagaattcatactggagagaaaccatatgaatgttTTGAATGTGGAAAATCTTTTAGCCGTAGCTCACAGCTTACTCTACACCAGaggattcacactggagagaaaccttatgaatgtttTGAATGTGGCAAGGCTTTCAGCCAGAGTTCACAGCTTActctacatcagagaattcatactggggagaaaccttaCGAATGTAATGACTGTGGGAAGGCCTTTCGTGATAGTTCCCAACTTTCtcgacatcagagaattcacaatGGAaggaaaccctatgaatgtaaagAGTGTGGGAAGGCCTTCTCTCAGAGAACAGAACTTACTATACATCAGACAGTTCACAATAGAGAGAAACCTTag